One genomic segment of Amycolatopsis sp. Hca4 includes these proteins:
- a CDS encoding aromatic ring-hydroxylating dioxygenase subunit alpha produces the protein MSAIPRDQWYVAAYGSEIGAELFSRTVCGEPILFWRTRDGSVTAVADRCVHRRFPLSQAPSRLVDDQVICGYHGFTYGVDGKCVAVPGQTRVPRTARLTRYPLVEQDSFVWVFIGDPAKADAAAIPRAPWLDSPDYTTVRGMEPLEARYSLLVDNLLDLSHETYLHGGYIGTPEVAETPITTEVDEEAGIVYVSRHMADAACPPFYAKSTGLEGRITRWQDIEYTPPCLYKLHSRIAPVGSVPNPDGSDPDAFHVEVVYAITPETEHSTHDFWAVARDFALDDEGVSAFLAENNRTVVLQDVEALDVLERVIATEPEGYQELSINIDTGGLAARRMLQRMAAS, from the coding sequence ATGAGCGCCATCCCCCGCGATCAGTGGTACGTCGCCGCCTACGGTTCCGAGATCGGGGCCGAGCTGTTCAGCCGCACCGTCTGCGGCGAGCCCATCCTGTTCTGGCGGACGCGGGACGGGAGCGTCACCGCGGTGGCCGACCGGTGCGTGCACCGGCGGTTCCCCCTGTCGCAGGCGCCGTCGCGGCTGGTCGACGACCAGGTCATCTGCGGCTACCACGGCTTCACCTACGGCGTCGACGGCAAGTGCGTGGCCGTGCCCGGGCAGACCCGGGTGCCGCGGACCGCGCGGCTGACGCGCTACCCGCTGGTGGAACAGGACTCCTTCGTCTGGGTGTTCATCGGCGACCCCGCGAAGGCCGACGCGGCCGCGATTCCGCGCGCGCCCTGGCTCGACTCGCCGGACTACACCACCGTCCGCGGGATGGAGCCGCTCGAGGCGCGGTACTCGCTGCTGGTGGACAACCTGCTGGACCTGTCCCACGAGACCTACCTGCACGGCGGCTACATCGGCACCCCGGAGGTCGCCGAAACGCCGATCACCACCGAGGTCGACGAGGAAGCCGGCATCGTCTACGTCTCGCGGCACATGGCCGACGCGGCGTGCCCGCCCTTCTACGCCAAGTCGACCGGCCTCGAAGGCCGCATCACGCGCTGGCAGGACATCGAGTACACGCCGCCGTGCCTGTACAAGCTGCACAGCCGGATCGCGCCGGTCGGGTCGGTGCCGAACCCGGACGGCAGCGACCCGGACGCCTTCCACGTCGAGGTCGTCTACGCCATCACGCCGGAAACCGAGCATTCGACGCACGACTTCTGGGCGGTGGCCCGTGACTTCGCGCTCGACGACGAAGGCGTGTCGGCGTTCCTGGCGGAGAACAACCGCACGGTGGTGCTGCAGGACGTCGAGGCCCTCGACGTCCTCGAGCGGGTGATCGCCACCGAGCCCGAGGGCTACCAGGAGCTGTCGATCAACATCGACACCGGCGGCCTGGCGGCCCGCCGGATGCTGCAGCGGATGGCGGCCTCGTGA
- a CDS encoding IclR family transcriptional regulator, with translation MPHRGRVPGATGPVLGRALRVLEAFSPDRPALRLSEVARRTGLPAATAHRLLREFCAWGALERDETGVYRVGLRLWELGSLAPRGLGLRELALPFLEDLSQITRENVQLAVREGTEVVYIERIAGTGAVPVLTRVGGRFALTATGVGLVLLAHAPAEVQEEVLGSPIERYTPETVTDPDRLRHLLADVRTHGFSISERQVTLDALSVGAPIHDARGQVIAAVSLVVRYGSAAPHALAPLVMTSARAISRALSVL, from the coding sequence GTGCCGCACCGAGGTCGCGTCCCCGGCGCCACCGGGCCGGTGCTGGGGCGCGCACTGCGGGTGCTGGAGGCGTTCTCGCCGGACCGGCCGGCGCTGCGGCTGAGCGAGGTCGCGCGCCGCACCGGGCTCCCGGCCGCGACCGCGCACCGGCTGCTGCGCGAGTTCTGCGCGTGGGGCGCGCTGGAGCGGGACGAGACCGGCGTCTACCGCGTCGGGCTGCGGCTGTGGGAGCTGGGCTCGCTCGCCCCGCGCGGCCTGGGCCTGCGGGAACTCGCGCTGCCGTTCCTGGAGGACCTCTCGCAGATCACCCGCGAGAACGTCCAGCTCGCCGTCCGCGAAGGCACCGAGGTGGTGTACATCGAGCGCATCGCCGGAACGGGCGCGGTCCCGGTCCTGACCCGCGTCGGCGGCCGGTTCGCCCTGACCGCGACGGGCGTCGGGCTGGTCCTGCTCGCCCACGCCCCGGCCGAGGTCCAGGAGGAGGTCCTCGGCAGCCCGATCGAGCGCTACACACCCGAGACGGTGACCGACCCGGACCGCCTCCGCCACCTGCTGGCCGACGTGCGGACGCACGGGTTCTCGATCAGCGAGCGCCAGGTGACCCTGGACGCGCTGTCGGTCGGCGCCCCGATCCACGACGCCCGGGGTCAGGTCATCGCGGCGGTGTCGCTGGTGGTGCGGTACGGAAGCGCGGCGCCGCACGCGCTCGCTCCGCTGGTGATGACCAGCGCCCGCGCGATTTCGCGCGCCCTTTCCGTCTTATGA